From one Pedobacter faecalis genomic stretch:
- the dprA gene encoding DNA-processing protein DprA gives MSLIHKIALTLIDSVGHVHAKQLVEHFGSAEAVFSASLGALMEIPGIGKVTAGNIIKTDALRRAEEQLHFIEKHQVKVLFYTDDDYPHRLRHCYDAPMVLYYKGGADLNRQRIISVVGTRRATEYGRQLCRHLAETLEPYGVTIVSGMAYGIDIAAHKESLNFNIPTVGVLAHGLDRIYPPAHLPVARQMVSEGGLLTEFPLNTAPDKKNFPKRNRIIAGLADATIVVEAIAKGGALITADIASSYSRDVFAFPGRTGDKSSEGCNFLIKTNRAGLITHAQDIPYYMGWEKEQVHAAALQIQLPVGLSHEEQRVVDVLRAGPARVDELAVRSGIPQSQLAMHLLNLEIQGFLIALPGSLYQLAG, from the coding sequence ATGAGTTTAATCCACAAAATTGCGCTTACCTTGATCGACTCGGTAGGGCATGTCCATGCAAAGCAACTTGTTGAACATTTTGGCTCCGCCGAAGCAGTATTTAGCGCCTCTTTAGGTGCATTAATGGAAATCCCCGGGATAGGCAAGGTAACGGCGGGTAACATAATAAAAACCGATGCACTGAGGCGTGCGGAGGAGCAATTACATTTTATTGAAAAGCATCAGGTGAAGGTGCTTTTTTATACCGACGACGACTATCCTCATCGGCTAAGGCATTGTTACGACGCACCAATGGTACTCTATTATAAGGGCGGTGCCGATCTGAACCGCCAGCGGATCATCAGTGTGGTCGGTACCCGCCGTGCCACTGAATACGGCCGGCAGCTTTGTCGACACCTTGCCGAAACGCTTGAACCTTATGGGGTCACTATTGTTAGCGGGATGGCATACGGCATCGATATTGCGGCACATAAGGAGAGTCTGAACTTCAATATTCCCACCGTAGGGGTGCTGGCGCATGGGCTCGACCGTATTTATCCGCCTGCGCACCTTCCTGTTGCCCGGCAAATGGTTTCCGAAGGTGGCCTGCTTACAGAGTTTCCGTTAAATACTGCGCCCGACAAGAAGAACTTCCCTAAACGCAACCGCATTATTGCCGGACTTGCCGATGCTACCATCGTTGTAGAAGCCATTGCGAAAGGCGGCGCGCTGATCACCGCAGATATTGCAAGCTCTTATAGCAGGGATGTGTTCGCTTTTCCAGGGCGTACGGGCGATAAAAGTTCTGAGGGATGCAATTTCCTGATCAAAACGAACCGGGCGGGACTGATCACACATGCGCAAGACATTCCATATTACATGGGCTGGGAGAAGGAGCAGGTACACGCAGCTGCGCTACAAATACAGTTGCCTGTCGGACTTTCTCATGAAGAGCAGCGGGTGGTAGACGTGCTTCGGGCCGGGCCGGCGCGGGTCGATGAGCTTGCCGTACGTTCCGGTATTCCGCAAAGTCAGCTCGCTATGCATTTGCTCAACCTAGAGATTCAGGGGTTTCTGATTGCTTTGCCTGGGAGTTTGTATCAACTCGCGGGTTGA
- a CDS encoding BlaI/MecI/CopY family transcriptional regulator yields MLRELTKAEEQVMLILWEIGEGLVKDVIDRMPSPKPAYNTVSTVVRVLEGKGFLDHKAVGNTHIYFPVVSEDQYKHFALDKVMNNYFENSYQSLVSFLVNEKKMDIDELDELIKLADKLKNERS; encoded by the coding sequence ATGCTAAGAGAACTAACAAAAGCAGAAGAACAGGTGATGCTTATCCTATGGGAGATCGGGGAAGGTCTAGTAAAAGACGTGATAGATCGTATGCCATCGCCCAAGCCTGCTTACAATACGGTGTCGACCGTAGTACGGGTGCTGGAAGGCAAGGGCTTCCTGGACCATAAGGCAGTTGGCAATACCCATATCTATTTCCCGGTGGTATCTGAAGACCAGTACAAGCATTTCGCGCTGGACAAAGTAATGAACAATTACTTCGAGAACTCTTATCAGAGCCTGGTCTCCTTTCTAGTGAACGAGAAGAAAATGGACATTGATGAGCTTGACGAACTCATCAAGCTTGCAGATAAACTTAAAAACGAGAGGTCATGA
- a CDS encoding M56 family metallopeptidase encodes MNWVYYLLEANVYLAIFYGFYRLILARETFYTLSRFFLLASVAAAFILPLLQVSYLRALSEPLDQQTFVLQTPELTNVVVQNQEGLDWSLILFVAYGLVSIFFLSRLARSVFQIISIYRRARWHDHNGVRYLGSPQSGLAFSFFGLLFMDPNADQKDVIIGHELTHIKQGHSLDIMLLELVHALNWFNPVTWTMRRNIKLIHEYIADEATIGGSVTKHYYAMFLIQNSIQSGVGQLANQVFNQSILKPRIMMLNKKKSAGRIRFRLLFLLPLIGIMPCVSTLGFTKDYAFVDLYAKKHPPFLSVTPQEPKQGKPQEPKMEKRNRFIIESRYNPQTGNNSPIKLIVINGKVSKAENIRSVEGYDRLVQLNGSEATAKYGKRAAKGALEFEGKNTRLSVTFPPPAQIKKPGVPPTPPLVKKQYKRKAVKFPPPSIKSMSQYDEKTKDEMELGPNPIYVNNGEVVTIPAGKKFRFEAQSVSIHPKNTDKLIEFYGEQARDGVIELKKGKIIME; translated from the coding sequence ATGAACTGGGTCTATTATTTATTGGAGGCGAACGTCTATCTGGCCATATTTTATGGGTTCTACAGGTTAATATTGGCTAGGGAGACTTTCTATACCTTAAGCCGTTTCTTCCTTCTCGCCAGCGTAGCAGCGGCTTTTATACTGCCTCTCTTACAGGTCAGTTACCTGCGCGCCTTGTCGGAACCTTTGGACCAACAAACATTTGTTCTGCAGACGCCGGAATTGACAAATGTCGTAGTACAAAACCAGGAGGGGCTTGACTGGAGCCTGATATTGTTTGTTGCCTATGGCCTGGTCAGTATATTCTTTCTGTCGCGACTGGCCCGTTCGGTTTTCCAAATTATAAGTATATACAGACGCGCTCGCTGGCATGACCATAATGGTGTCCGTTACCTCGGCTCACCTCAATCCGGCCTGGCATTTTCCTTCTTTGGCCTGCTTTTCATGGATCCAAATGCTGATCAGAAAGATGTGATCATAGGTCATGAGCTAACTCATATAAAACAAGGACACAGCCTAGATATCATGTTACTTGAATTGGTTCACGCGTTGAACTGGTTTAATCCGGTAACATGGACAATGAGGCGCAATATAAAACTCATTCATGAATACATTGCAGACGAAGCAACGATCGGCGGAAGCGTAACCAAACATTACTATGCGATGTTCTTAATCCAGAATTCGATACAATCTGGTGTCGGACAACTGGCCAACCAGGTATTCAATCAATCTATACTAAAACCAAGAATCATGATGTTAAACAAGAAAAAGTCGGCAGGACGGATCAGATTCCGCCTCCTGTTCCTTCTCCCGCTCATCGGTATAATGCCTTGCGTTTCGACGTTAGGCTTTACCAAAGACTACGCATTCGTTGACCTCTATGCCAAAAAGCACCCACCCTTCTTGTCTGTTACACCTCAGGAACCAAAACAAGGAAAACCTCAGGAACCAAAAATGGAAAAGAGAAATCGCTTCATCATCGAAAGCAGGTACAATCCGCAGACAGGCAACAATAGTCCCATTAAACTGATCGTGATAAACGGCAAAGTATCGAAGGCTGAGAATATCCGGTCTGTGGAGGGCTATGACCGGCTCGTACAGCTCAATGGTAGCGAAGCCACGGCAAAATACGGTAAACGTGCTGCAAAAGGCGCATTGGAATTTGAGGGTAAAAACACCAGGTTATCTGTCACTTTTCCACCACCAGCCCAGATCAAAAAACCAGGCGTTCCTCCAACTCCGCCGTTAGTGAAAAAACAGTATAAACGAAAAGCGGTTAAATTTCCGCCGCCTTCCATCAAATCAATGAGCCAGTATGATGAAAAGACAAAAGATGAAATGGAATTGGGCCCAAATCCCATCTATGTAAATAATGGGGAAGTTGTAACAATACCGGCCGGTAAGAAATTTCGCTTTGAAGCCCAATCTGTTTCCATACATCCGAAGAACACAGACAAGTTAATTGAATTCTATGGGGAACAAGCCAGGGACGGGGTTATCGAACTCAAAAAGGGCAAAATTATTATGGAATAA
- the rsmG gene encoding 16S rRNA (guanine(527)-N(7))-methyltransferase RsmG, with protein MSAAIIQKYFKDLSVGQIDQFGQLFELYNHWNAQINVISRKDIDELYTRHVLHSLGIAKFCSFNAGARVLDVGTGGGFPGIPLAILFPETQFHLVDSIGKKIKVVKEVAEALSLKNVQASHLRAEQVEGQFDFVVSRAVTRLIDFYPWVKGKFKKASTHAIPNGVLYLKGGDLTEEIAESRLKAELYPLSYYFEEEFFETKYVVYIPQ; from the coding sequence ATAAGCGCAGCAATCATACAAAAGTATTTCAAAGACCTCAGTGTGGGACAGATTGATCAGTTTGGTCAGTTATTTGAACTGTACAACCATTGGAATGCCCAGATCAATGTAATTTCCAGAAAGGATATCGATGAGTTATACACGCGGCATGTGCTTCACTCCCTGGGTATAGCCAAATTCTGCAGTTTTAATGCCGGAGCAAGGGTTCTCGACGTAGGTACCGGTGGAGGTTTTCCAGGCATTCCTCTTGCTATCTTGTTTCCTGAAACGCAGTTTCATCTGGTCGATTCCATAGGCAAGAAGATCAAGGTGGTTAAAGAAGTCGCCGAGGCTTTAAGCCTTAAAAACGTCCAGGCCAGTCACCTGCGGGCCGAGCAGGTAGAAGGGCAGTTCGATTTTGTCGTATCCCGTGCGGTTACCCGGCTTATCGATTTTTATCCATGGGTGAAAGGTAAATTCAAGAAAGCATCAACCCATGCTATCCCGAACGGAGTCCTGTATCTTAAAGGGGGTGATCTTACAGAAGAGATTGCTGAATCACGCCTGAAAGCGGAATTGTATCCGCTTTCTTACTATTTCGAAGAAGAATTTTTCGAGACTAAATACGTGGTTTATATCCCACAGTAA
- a CDS encoding glycosyltransferase: MELTLVESCLLGGLAFCFIIQLWFTLGVHLKLALYKVEPVFSEGLRPISVIICARNEAANLQKYLPLVLEQKYPDYEVIVVNDRSWDATEDILKDISARYPHLRVVNVNDGQKFLAGKKFAVTMGIKAAKHEWLVFTDADCMPATENWLLGMQQPADEATEIVLGYSPYLRKRGLLNALIRFETFFTAVNYLSFALKGMPYMGVGRNMAYKKSLFFKSKGFAAHMHIPSGDDDLFINANAHHKNTRIAIHPDAHVWSEPKTGFIAYLRQKKRHLGAGKFYKGKHKFILSAQIFFQFMFYVTLIAALFFQPLAVYIALGVLALSIIIRCLVYPRLLRKLNYAGLRWWFPLLDLLLFIFLVFNAVVSIFVKKVQWK, encoded by the coding sequence GTGGAATTAACCTTAGTGGAAAGCTGCCTGTTGGGCGGTTTAGCCTTTTGCTTCATTATACAGCTATGGTTCACGCTCGGCGTGCATCTAAAACTTGCCCTGTACAAAGTAGAACCCGTTTTTTCTGAAGGGCTTCGCCCGATCAGCGTGATCATATGTGCAAGGAACGAGGCCGCCAATCTACAAAAATACCTTCCGCTTGTGCTGGAGCAGAAATATCCCGATTACGAGGTGATCGTAGTAAACGACCGTTCATGGGACGCTACAGAAGACATTCTGAAAGATATTTCTGCACGCTATCCCCATCTCAGGGTCGTCAACGTTAACGACGGTCAGAAATTCCTTGCCGGAAAGAAGTTTGCCGTCACCATGGGCATCAAGGCCGCTAAACATGAATGGCTGGTATTCACAGACGCAGATTGTATGCCTGCCACGGAAAACTGGTTGCTGGGCATGCAACAGCCGGCAGACGAGGCAACCGAGATTGTGCTGGGCTATTCGCCTTATCTCCGTAAAAGAGGATTGCTTAATGCCCTGATTCGTTTTGAGACTTTTTTTACGGCCGTCAACTATCTGTCCTTTGCCTTGAAGGGCATGCCATACATGGGTGTTGGCCGAAACATGGCCTATAAAAAATCGCTCTTTTTCAAAAGCAAAGGCTTTGCGGCACATATGCACATTCCATCAGGTGATGACGATCTGTTTATCAATGCCAATGCACACCACAAAAATACCAGGATAGCTATTCACCCTGATGCACACGTATGGTCGGAGCCCAAGACTGGCTTTATCGCCTATCTGAGGCAAAAGAAACGGCATCTGGGGGCTGGTAAATTTTACAAAGGCAAGCATAAGTTTATCCTTTCTGCTCAGATCTTTTTCCAGTTTATGTTTTACGTAACCCTTATCGCAGCACTATTCTTTCAGCCCCTGGCAGTCTACATAGCTCTGGGCGTATTGGCGCTGAGCATTATCATCCGCTGCCTGGTGTATCCGCGATTGCTTCGTAAGCTGAATTACGCCGGCCTGCGCTGGTGGTTTCCGCTCCTGGATCTCCTGCTCTTCATTTTTCTAGTGTTTAATGCCGTAGTGTCTATATTTGTCAAAAAAGTACAGTGGAAATAA
- the tgt gene encoding tRNA guanosine(34) transglycosylase Tgt — MKFSLQAKDPLSKARAGTVTTAHGEIQTPIFMPVGTAGTVKAVHQRELKDDIKAQIILGNTYHLYLRPGLDVLEGAGGLHKFIGWDRPILTDSGGYQVYSLSKVRKIREEGVTFNSHIDGSKHLFTPEYAMDIQRSIGADIIMAFDECTPYPCDYKYAASSIEMTHRWLKRCCERVDTTEPKYGFEQTLFPIVQGSVYKDLRVKSAEFIASMNREGNAIGGLSVGEPAEEMYGMTEVVCDILPADKPRYLMGVGTPVNILENIALGVDMFDCVMPTRNARNGMLFTRNGIINIGNKKWANDYSPIDADSDLEADRVYSKAYLRHLMHSKEILGAQIATLHNLHFYLWLVQEARAKIISGEFYDWKNKMVSILGNKL; from the coding sequence ATGAAATTTAGTTTACAGGCAAAAGACCCTCTCTCCAAAGCGAGGGCAGGAACAGTAACAACCGCACACGGCGAGATACAGACACCTATTTTCATGCCCGTGGGGACAGCAGGTACGGTTAAGGCAGTGCATCAGCGTGAACTGAAAGACGATATAAAAGCCCAGATCATCCTGGGAAACACCTATCATTTGTATCTACGGCCGGGGCTGGACGTACTGGAGGGTGCGGGTGGCCTGCATAAATTTATTGGCTGGGACAGACCGATTCTGACCGATAGTGGGGGCTACCAGGTTTACTCCCTGAGCAAGGTCCGAAAGATCAGGGAAGAAGGCGTTACGTTCAACTCACACATAGATGGCTCAAAACATTTGTTTACGCCCGAATATGCGATGGACATCCAGCGCAGCATCGGTGCCGATATCATCATGGCTTTTGATGAATGCACGCCTTACCCGTGCGACTATAAGTATGCCGCTTCATCTATAGAAATGACGCATCGCTGGCTTAAACGCTGCTGCGAGCGGGTTGACACTACCGAACCTAAGTATGGTTTTGAGCAGACGCTGTTTCCGATTGTACAGGGATCCGTGTATAAGGACCTGAGGGTTAAATCGGCTGAGTTCATTGCCTCAATGAATCGTGAAGGCAATGCCATCGGCGGTCTTTCTGTTGGCGAGCCTGCGGAAGAGATGTATGGCATGACCGAAGTGGTTTGCGATATACTTCCGGCCGATAAACCGCGTTATCTGATGGGTGTAGGGACACCTGTCAATATTCTGGAAAACATTGCCCTCGGGGTAGACATGTTTGACTGCGTAATGCCGACCCGGAATGCCCGGAACGGGATGCTGTTTACGCGAAACGGGATCATCAACATCGGCAACAAAAAATGGGCGAACGATTATTCTCCTATCGATGCAGACAGTGATCTTGAAGCCGACAGGGTGTACTCCAAAGCTTATTTAAGACACCTGATGCACTCTAAAGAGATCCTTGGTGCACAGATTGCTACGCTGCATAACCTCCACTTTTACTTGTGGCTGGTTCAGGAGGCACGGGCGAAGATCATCAGCGGTGAATTTTATGACTGGAAGAACAAAATGGTGAGTATATTAGGCAACAAATTGTAG
- a CDS encoding LptF/LptG family permease produces the protein MNFFRSRVKIIDWYIISKYLGTFLYTLTLFVVIIIIFDLSEKLDDFLSAKLTFWQVISLYYAGSIPFYVNMLSPLINFIAVIFFTAKMADQTEIVPILSGGVSFNRFLRPYFISAFVIFAANLASNLYILPYTNRLKNSFENTYVKKNSPSSKMNIHMKLDKNSYIFMDNFDNRTKVGYKFSLDNFKGDVLTKKLVADEIKWDSVKRHWKLTNYSVRYIDSLKETFVEGRGLTKDTVLDMRPDDFSAYDNIFENLSNKELAEKIRKEKIRGTGVWNDLLFEQYKRYLHPLSAFVLTLIGVALSSRKVRGGVGLPLGIGILLSFAYIVFNQFAKMFSIKGGMPPLFAVLAPTLIFGVLGYYLLRKAPK, from the coding sequence ATGAACTTTTTCAGGAGCAGAGTAAAAATCATCGATTGGTATATCATCAGTAAGTATCTGGGTACATTCCTGTATACCCTCACTTTGTTCGTGGTCATCATTATCATCTTCGACCTTTCCGAAAAACTGGACGACTTCCTAAGCGCCAAACTTACTTTCTGGCAGGTCATATCACTTTACTACGCGGGGTCTATCCCCTTTTACGTAAATATGTTATCCCCGCTGATCAACTTCATTGCCGTGATCTTTTTTACGGCAAAGATGGCCGACCAGACGGAGATCGTACCTATATTGAGCGGGGGGGTAAGCTTCAACCGCTTCCTGCGCCCATACTTTATTTCGGCCTTTGTAATTTTTGCGGCCAACCTTGCCTCCAACCTCTATATTCTGCCCTACACCAATCGCTTAAAAAACAGTTTTGAGAACACTTATGTGAAGAAAAACAGTCCCTCAAGCAAGATGAACATACACATGAAGCTCGACAAGAACAGCTACATCTTTATGGACAATTTTGACAACAGGACCAAGGTAGGCTACAAGTTCTCGCTGGATAACTTCAAGGGAGATGTACTTACTAAAAAACTTGTGGCAGACGAGATTAAGTGGGATTCGGTAAAGCGTCACTGGAAGCTGACCAACTATTCGGTACGTTATATAGACAGCCTGAAAGAGACTTTTGTGGAAGGCAGAGGCTTAACTAAAGACACCGTACTGGATATGCGGCCCGACGACTTTTCGGCCTACGACAACATCTTTGAAAACCTGAGCAACAAGGAGCTTGCTGAGAAGATCCGTAAGGAAAAGATCAGGGGCACAGGTGTATGGAACGACCTGCTGTTTGAACAGTACAAACGATATCTGCACCCTTTGTCGGCTTTTGTGCTTACGCTGATCGGCGTGGCGCTTTCTTCAAGAAAGGTGCGTGGAGGTGTAGGTTTACCGCTTGGAATAGGAATCTTATTGAGCTTTGCCTATATCGTCTTCAATCAGTTCGCCAAAATGTTCTCCATAAAGGGAGGGATGCCGCCGTTGTTTGCTGTACTTGCACCCACATTGATATTCGGCGTCCTGGGCTATTACCTGCTCAGGAAAGCTCCTAAATAA
- a CDS encoding DMT family transporter — MKNNPTSVTRNLVILHLTVFVWGFTGILGALISVDAIQLVWYRVLIASITLFGYFILTKTNLKVTGSEFIKFVATGGVVAIHWVLFFYAIKASTVSVALVCLSSFTLFTAILEPLVKRQRILLPDVVVGLIIILGIYLIFKFESQYTEGIIFGLLSAFGSSLFATINSTLVQKSDYRIIGFYEIAGAFFWITLYRMADQSLWSEHFDLSVSDWTNLLLLGTICTALAYVAGVAVMRSLSAFRVALVTNLEPVYGILLAFVFFGSKEAMSTGFYAGSILILGAVFLYPIYKKRRGLQ, encoded by the coding sequence ATGAAAAACAACCCGACCTCCGTTACCAGAAACCTGGTTATCCTCCACCTTACGGTATTTGTTTGGGGATTCACCGGTATCCTCGGCGCGTTGATTTCTGTAGACGCTATTCAGTTAGTTTGGTACCGGGTTCTGATTGCCAGCATTACACTCTTTGGCTACTTCATATTAACGAAAACGAACCTCAAAGTTACTGGCAGCGAATTCATAAAATTCGTCGCCACCGGAGGGGTGGTTGCCATCCACTGGGTGCTTTTCTTCTACGCCATCAAGGCGTCAACCGTGTCGGTAGCACTCGTTTGTTTGTCCTCATTTACCCTGTTCACAGCCATACTCGAACCCCTCGTAAAACGTCAGCGCATACTGCTTCCTGACGTGGTCGTCGGCCTCATTATTATTCTCGGAATTTACCTTATCTTTAAGTTTGAATCTCAGTATACCGAAGGCATCATATTCGGTCTTTTGTCGGCTTTCGGCTCCAGTCTTTTCGCTACGATTAACTCCACTTTAGTTCAAAAAAGCGACTACCGGATTATCGGATTTTACGAGATCGCCGGTGCGTTTTTTTGGATAACCTTATACCGAATGGCCGATCAAAGCTTGTGGTCAGAACACTTTGATCTTTCGGTTTCCGACTGGACGAACCTGCTGTTGCTGGGCACCATTTGTACCGCACTTGCCTATGTTGCCGGGGTGGCCGTGATGCGTAGTTTGTCGGCCTTTCGGGTGGCGCTGGTCACCAATCTCGAACCTGTTTATGGCATCCTGTTAGCCTTCGTTTTCTTTGGTTCCAAAGAGGCTATGTCGACCGGTTTTTACGCTGGAAGCATCCTCATTTTAGGCGCAGTTTTCTTGTATCCGATCTACAAAAAGCGTAGGGGCCTACAGTAA
- a CDS encoding LapA family protein yields MSSKTIFIIAFTAVITVFLTINTDAVRFNFIFTEADVSKLLVIGVCTFVGFILGYWAGRPRTTVSSYDDRIDPDQPETDKRLSDEDRDYIN; encoded by the coding sequence ATGAGCAGCAAAACGATTTTTATCATTGCCTTCACAGCCGTGATCACCGTATTCCTAACCATCAACACCGACGCCGTACGGTTCAATTTCATCTTTACAGAAGCAGATGTATCCAAACTGCTGGTTATAGGCGTATGTACCTTTGTCGGGTTTATTTTGGGATACTGGGCGGGCCGACCAAGAACTACGGTCAGTTCGTACGATGACCGCATTGATCCCGATCAGCCGGAAACTGATAAAAGGTTGTCCGACGAAGACCGGGATTATATCAACTAG